The following DNA comes from Odocoileus virginianus isolate 20LAN1187 ecotype Illinois chromosome 34, Ovbor_1.2, whole genome shotgun sequence.
GGAAATTTTCATATACACATCATTACATGTAGCAATTACCTCAAATTACAGAGGACACTCTAAAATGTTAAACAATCTACCAGAATTTACATTAGCAAAATGTGGAACcaaattttgaaaatcaaatcTCTTCACTCTATAACCAGTATCCTTACCAGTATCTCATTATTTGGTTCAAAGAGATGCCTtacttctaaaattatttcatatagacgggatcatttttttttattcttacatACCTCATATTGTGCCTATCACTACATtcaaattgacattttaaaaagttcttgaaATAACTGCTCTAAATTGGAATGTCAAAACATGAATATTTTACATGTGCCTGGGTGATTTCCTTTAAGTTAACCTCATAATACACCTTTTCTAATGCATTTAATTCTAACATTAAATTTAGTGCAGTCTATTATGTCTGCTATCCCACTTTCATTTACCTTAAGAATCTAAGATTCAAAATAATGTATATGGCAACTAGGctaattcttaattattttgatttcttaattCTTATATTCTTAATTCTTATATCTTATTTCTTAATTcttattctttgaaatatttaaaattttgttttaaaattccaaaaataatacaaagcaaAGCACAAAtgatagaaaaacaaattttaagcaTACAAAACAATTAGGAAATTCCAtttagaaaccaaaaggaaaaagagatggCCCCAGTAAATAATAGTAGGTTTCTTCACTTGATTAGTACTATTCACCAAAAATTACAATCTGTAAACTTTTCACTGCTCATACTAAGCAAAGGATACATGGAAGAATTCAATTCTTCTAGCTGTAAACACAAAGcaacaaatttaattttcatttttataacataaatatTGTAAGTAGATACTTGTTAAtcagatattaaagaaattatttctcatttaaactttctttaaataaaaaagcaaaagattaaagaactttctaaaacattttagaCTGAGAAAGTCACTTAATAATAAAGTAGCTTTAGTATTTATGAAATAAGAATATGAGAAAAGAGTTAAAACCATATGATAAAAAAGAAGCTTTATAAGTATTCTTAAAACCATTCTTAACTATAATCATCTctgatagtttttaaaagaaaaaagttgccaTTTTAATGATCAAAACCTTTAAAAACTTTATGGATTACAAAAAGATTTCACATGATACTCAGCTTTTAGTAGCAGGTAGAATTAaccatccctattttacagagagaaaaatctGAGTTACAAAAACATTAAATTGCCTAAAGTTATACAGTTCTATGGAGACCATGGACTAAATTACAATAAACACCAAATGTATATGCAACTACCGCCTGAGTAATTAATACAAAATGTATTAATTATGCCAGGATCTTTTGAGATACTATCTTTTATATCTTAAGATcctttatatatgtatagaagcaaatatttttacttttagatttGCCAGCATCTCAGAAAATATGCTTCGATGTAAATATAATTTCCTttgaataaatttcttttaaaaaagagtatatgttacactaagtgaaagaatCTAGACATATATAgtcacatattttatgatttccatttatatgaaatgtgcagagtaggcaaatctacagagacagaagataaatTGGTGGTTGCTACGGGATGGTGAGAGGGGAGAATGGAGAGGTATAGgctttctttctggagtgatgaaaatgttctgaaattagatgtGGTGATGTCTGCACAGCTTTGTGagtatactaaaaatcactgaatttacactttaaaatgattacaatggtgaattttatcacaataaaaattttgactaaaaaaagaacttaaaaaaagaggACAGTACTCACATCAGACAGAAGCCTCTCCAGATTAGAGTCACTGGCTGCTTTTCTCTTATCCTCGGGAAGTTCCTCTAACTCCCCATAGAGCTCCAAGTTTAAGCGAGCTAATTTCTCCTGCATTCCCCGAACATGTTCCATCTGTTCAATGGAACATTCATTTCCTAGGTGAACATTCCAGAACATTAATAAAGATTAGGATAGGTTAAACTAACTGTCTTGAGGAAAAACTTCTAAAGTCTAGGTacataaaataaatcagttttctttcttttgtaaattaCATTGTAATGACTGCATATTTTctgtgtaaaattttaaatcaaatccctgatcaagaaaacaacaacaatctaaaaCATGATCaggcattaaaaaattatatggaaaaaattttttaagtaaaagaatgcttttagctaaaaaaaatttttttaaatagtaatatCATATATAGAAGTGTTAACACCATCTATTCATGTCCTAGTTGACAAATGCCATTAGAATTAAGTAACTCAGCATTTTATAATAATCTGAGTGAAATTAAGAGTCTTATAAgaacttcagccatgaaattcttGAAAATCAGGACTCATGAACAATAAACAAGTTTaggcttcaaaaaaaaataatcgAGTGTTTCTAAATTGAAAactaaatctaaaatattttaattgacaaAGAATGTCCCTGTTGTTTGTTACACTTTCAAGAGACCTAATCCATCAACAGCAATCCTACTTTAACATTTCGACTAATCAACCCttgttaaaaaaatcttttctcctGAAAGTTTAAAAAGCCCATGACAAATGCAATCTAGGATGATTGCATTTTATGCCTCtggactttttaataaaaaaaaaaactgacacttTAAAAAGGAATGACAAATACATGCAGAAAATATGATGCCAACATCTTGAGAAGAAAAAGAGTGGAAAGAAACACTGTGGATTACCAAATGCTTGGAGTTTTCCAGAGTGGAAGTCATTTAAAAGGCTGAGGAGACCCCTTTCCATTTCTTGGACATCAGAGACATCGGTGAGGAAGGAGTGCTGGATTGGGGTTGACTGggcacctttgccttctccacccTGAGGTTTGGCCTTTTCTTTCGTCACTCTGTTAAAaggatacaataaaaaaaattaattgcataTGATTATCTTTAAAAAGAGATAATTCTCTTTTTTCAGGTTGTTCTAGATTCAGCAAAATTAGTGAGTTAAATGGAATTTCCATAAAAATGAGACATAAGGATAAAAACAATACTAAGTAAAACCAGTCATTTCAAGGCAGAAACCAGAAGAACAGGCTGTGAAAATCTCAAACAAATGTAAACTAGAACTATTAAGGTATATACAAATTCTGAGTAATATATCTTCgtgctcagccgctcagtcgtgtccaactctttgcgacccacggactgtagcccgccaggctcttctgtccttggaattctccaggcaagaatactggagtgggttgacatttcctcctccaggggaaattcTTTTCCTCCAGTATCTAATTCTTTAGatatgcaataaataaataaataactgaaaggAGAATTAGTAAGTCTTCTTACTAGTGTATGtttcatatttcatttctcaGGAAACATTCTGCTTTCTCATCTAAACTTTATCCCAGTTGTTCCCCGAACTATAGGTTGTCCAGTAAGTGGTTATGGGGCCCCCACTCTGTAGCTGACTTGGTGCCAGATGCTGAGTACATGAACATGTGAAGGACATCAGTTAGTGTACTGAAGCGTGCCCAGTCTACGGAGAAAGACAGACATAAATTCACAATCATAATGTGATGGAGTGCTAAAATCTGTTATCATCCTTGACTCCTCCAGCTTCCTATGGTTCCCATGTGCAGGCAGGAAGTCTTATAGATTATATCCATAAAGCTCTCTAGTTCTCTCCTTCTCCACTGCTACTATTCTTTGTCTGAACGATTCCAACAGCTTCCCAACTGGTCTCCCTGCCTGTGTATTGTCTGAGTCCCCCTTCCTTGCCCACAGAGCAGtcaagtcagtttttaaaaagtaaaatcagatCATATAATTGACTTAATTCAAACCCTTCAGTAGTCCAATAACTTTCAGGAATCCTATTCTCTCTTGTTCTGTCAATGCTCCAGACATTCTGAATCTCTTTTGCTTCCTAGAAATCCGTTCTCTCATCTGCTTTCAGCTAATCCTCTGCCTACATTAGCATCTTTCCCCAGCCCCCCACTGCCATCTTTGCCAGGCTACTTCCCACACATCCTTTAAATGTGATTTCCTCTGGAAGGCCCTTTCAGAACCCTTAGTAGAGATGATTCTTATTATACATGTCTAGCATATCCCAGGCTCCCAAACACTTGAGTGATGGTGCTACACACATTGAGATATGggaacaaagagaaagaacagtTCATTCAGCCTAgggacagcaaaggaaacttgTGAAAGGTGGTATGTGAGTGAAGGCTCAAAGACTAAGTGGGAACAGGGATTACTTTTATAACCCCAACACATGCTACAGATCCTGAAGTACACATATACTGCGTACTCAATTAGTTTCTGCATAATGTTGCGTGAAGACATCTTCCCCACAACTCTACTCACTACAAATTTGGGTCAGATGAATAGGGTGGGCTGTGGGTGTGGGGGGAATGTGGCAAGACAAACTAATTCTCTTGAAATCAATGTAGAACACATGGGCTGTGGAGAGTAGGTCAGTAACAGTTCTTCACAAAGCAAgatttgtaattttatattacaAATGATGAtattagatatatatagatatattagaTGATATATGATATTAGAGTGCTACTCTAGCGCTGTCCAAGAGCTGTACCATCCCTATTACCTGTGAGCGTACTAGAAATGCTTATCTGAAGCCCCATCCCAGACTAACTGATTcagaaactacattttaaaatgatcccCAGGAGATTCATACTCACATTAAAATCTGAGATAAACTGCTACAGAATATAAGGTCTTGGTGTAGCAAATTGTTGTTCTTTCAAACTGGAAGCTTTATACAAGTATTTTGCATCAGTTCATCATTTAACAACCctctcacaaaagaaaatataagtctGTCCCTTCCTACTTCAGGTTTTTTGGTCATGTCATGCTgtctcactttattttaaaataatttaattaaaaagtaccCTCTGAAGTTACACTTTGTGCCAAGTCCCACTCTAAATACTGTCTGGCACATAAGCCCCAGGCCTGAGGAAGCCTACATTCTAGAATGGCGTATAGGAATAAAAGTACCAGGTAGATAATGACAATGAGCTACAAATAAACTGATGCAAAAATCTGGAAAAAGGAGTGATCTCCTTGCAAATCTCTTGGCCCTCTTTTTCCACAAACCATAACCATATTCAAAATTTGACTCTAAATTAAACTCCTCCAGGAGGAAAAGTCCTTTCCAGTCGGACAATGTACTTAAAAGAAGCCCTTATAACTCCTGTTGTTTTTCATTTAGTCCTTATTGGAATGTTCTTTTCCAAGTGTCTCTGGCTATGTCTCTTTGGCTTCCTCAAAGagagtgtggaaaaaaaaaaaaaaaaaaagagtatgagaTCATCACCAAGACAGCCCTCTTGTCTTTTGCTTAAATCTAGCAGCTACAAAGTGTCACAGTGTTACTTCCTTAACTGACTCTCATGATGAACTTGCAACTGGAAGTTTATTTAATCATAATTATCTAAAGGATGGAGGTTATGAAGTGCTTTTTCTCTAAAGATATTATCTTGCTTTCCAAATATCTAGCACTACAAAATACATATATGCAGCAGTAATACATAACACATTCAAACTTGTCCCCCGTTTCCTTTCAAGTCTTAAGACAAATGATGTTCACCAAATGTTAATAATGATTACTTCCAGGTGGTAGAATTTTAGTGTTCTTCTGTTCTTTGAATTTTTCCtgtgtttaaatatttacaataaatacaaatcatttctattaaaacaatgaatacattatttaaaaaaaactactaaagcacaaatattcagtttaaaaaacaacCACCACATACCTCTTTTCCCTTTCTGGCTAGCTCATCAACTTTGTCTACAAGTTCTCTTGCtctgtatattttaatatgagACAAAGAGCCTTAAAGCCAATCAATCATTCATTCTGCATTTTCTAATCTCTGTACACTGTAACCttcataaaattttttctaaatcaCATATAGTATGTGCCTCAAAAGTCAAACcaagataaaaatgttctaagatTGAGTGGATTTAGTATTTCCTTTAATAGCATTTTGCTAtaataatgtaaaagaaaagaattcaccTTTTTAACTTTGGTCGCTGTGAAGTTGACTGGGATGCAGGATTTGAAAACCCCGTGCTTTTACTAACTGGAATGgcattttttttggtattaaCAACCTGAGTAGAGTGGGCACTAAAAGACTTAGGACTTCTCCTCTTCACTTTGCGCTCCTCCATTGTTTTAAGTTCCTTATTGCACCCAGGACAGCTTCTTATGACCTAAGGAAATATAGCAGATTTATACACATATGCTAGAAGATGCCAAAATGAAAGGGGTTCAAAGACCCACTTGAGGGCTGAAAGATGATCAAGAGTTTCAGAGGTCATTAAAGAAAGTTAGCACAAGGATCCTTGAGCTTAATTTACTAAATACACAGAAGCCCTAACCAAAACTGCCTGTTAGACAAAAAATTCTGTTCATCATTTTACTAATTCATCCTACAAATATTTACTCTCTTCCACATGTCAGACACTATGTTGGGCATTAGTGAGACAGTACTGAGCAACACAAAGTCCTTGCCCTCAAAAAACCTGTATCGTTATAGAAGGGGTATGACACCTAAACACCAAACAAATCATTCAGCCTGCCTCAAGCCTTAGGTGGTCTTTAGGTTTCCCTTCtaaaatgtattctttgaaaAAGGAACTAGATTCAAACAGATGTATAACTGACATAGGTACCTGCATTTTAACTAGCAACCAGAAACCTTATTTCAATTACCACATAGAAATTCAGTTTCTCCCAAGAGATAATACTGATTCTAGTTTCTTGACCAAAAACTGTTCTGTAAAGTTAAATTTGTTCCATTACTATTTTGAATTTACTTTCTCTATCTATTTTCAAGGAAAcatgaaattttattatatacatttagTTTTGCCAATATAAAaaaagttcagttgctcagttgtgtccaactctttgtgaccccatggactgcagcacgccaggcttccctgtccatcaacaactcccagagcttgctcaaactcatgtccatcgagtcagtaatgccatccaaccatctcatcctctgtcatcctcttctcctcctgccttcaattttccccagcatcagggtcttttcaaatgagtcagtccttcgcatcaggtggccaagatattggagttccagttttagcatcagttcttccagtgaatattcagaactgatttcctttaggattgactggtttgatcttcttgcagtgcaagggactctcaagggtcttctccaacaccacagttcaaaagcatcaattctttggcactcagctttctttatagtccaactctcacatccattcatgactattggaaaaaccatagctttgactagacagacctttgttggcaaagtaatgtctgctttttaatatgctgtctaggttgattatggtttttcttccaaggagcaagcgtcttttaatttcatggctgcagtctctcactgttttcattgtttctccatctacttgccatgaagtgatgggaccagacaccatgatcttagttttttgaatgttgagttttaagccaacttttgtactctcctgtttcactttcaccaagaggctctttagtttttctttgctttctgccataagggtggtgtcatctgcatatctgaggttattgatatttctcctggcaatcttgattccaacttgtacttcatccagcctggcatttcacataatgtactctgcatgtaagttaaaaaagcagggtgacaatatacagccttgatgtactcctttcctaatgtggaaccagtctgctgttccacatccggttctaactgttgcttcttgacctgcatacagatttcttaggaggaaggtcaggtcgtctgatattcccatctctttaagaatttcccacagtttgttgtgatccacatagttaaaggctttggcatagtcagtaaagcagaagtagatgtttttctggaactctcttgctttttcaatgatccaacgaatgctggcaatttgatctttgggtcctctgccttttctaaatccagcttgaacatctgaaagttcatggttcacatacttccaagaaaggcaatgccaaagaatgttcatttaaaaagttaCACTATGAAATTACAGTTGGTTTTTCCAGAgagaatatatatgaaagtgaaagttgctcagtcatgtctgactctctgtgaccccatggacccatgtaattctctaggccagaatagtggagtgggtagcctttccctttccttctccaagggatcttcccaacccagggattgaacccaggtctcccgcactgcaggcggattctttaccagctgagccacaagggaatttACCCAGTACTTTCCCTTAACTTTATGTATTAACCAGCTTTATTTTCCTAATAGCCACCTATCTAAAAACATCCTTCTACATTTCCTTTTTACTTATGCATAAATTCAACTCTTCCTAATTATATTGTTTCATGTATCATAAGATGAGAAATGGTTACTTGTCTCATCGCATGGCAAAAAGCCTTAAGAGCATTAGGTCTTGACTATGCTGTGTTGAATTTAATCATTCTATGACCattcagtggagaaggaaatgacaacccactccagtattcttgcttggaaaatctcatggacagaggagcctggtgggctatggtctatggggtcttaaagagtcttctgacacaacttagcaactaaacaacaatgaccaTTCAAAAAGACTCAAATACATTGATATCACTCCTGAAGTAATTACTTGAGAATTTTAATCAAAacaacttttgtgtgtgtgtgctactAGCACTGTTATTAAACCAATGAACTCAGTTTATTCCGCTGATTCTAGACAATCATAACTGGAGCTAAACTGCCAAAGAACCAAAGGCTGTAAAGGAAAGGCTGTATTGCCCAGTCTGTAAGCGCAGAGAACAAACTGCTTAAATCTTGGTTAACGGTTCTTCCTTTAAGAAGCATTCTCAGAAACAGAACAGAACTTCTGAGGTTGGTTCGGCATGCAACACaagttaaatgtttaaaaaataactgaacaCAGAAGATGGGATATCAGTTCTTCAGAGGCAAGGATCTTATACATTTATGCTACATTTAAACACactggttttttaaatttaatgatgcTTATATACAGTTGgtgatacaagaaaaaaaaaaaaaagaaaagaaaactaggaaGTAACGCAACGCAAATAAACCAAGAGTGGTCTAAACTAAGATGTTCTGAGGGGGAAGGGCTCGAAAATTACCCGTGTTGGGAAGGTAACATCACTACTACAAGAGCACCGAAATTCCTCCTGTATACCAAGCAGCAAAGACCCTTTCAGAAAAGACCTTCACAGAACACAACTCGTAGTCTTTTAAGAGCTAGGAACTCAAGCCTCTAAGAAAAACCACGAGGAGTCTCTCTAGACTTCACCTCATTTCCCTTCCGCAATCAGCCGTCACGGAGACCCTTCACCGCCCAGAATCCAGTAGTGGCCAGAGACAGTGATGGGAGGGGCCTACAGGGACACTGCGGAGGTGCCTTTGTTTCCACGTCATACCTGAGGAGAAAGGGGATCGCGGTTCTCTTCACCCTGCAAAGACCCCGGGGCCTCTGAAGCCACCGCCGCAGGCGCCGATGCTACCGCTGCAGCTCGAGCCGGGGTCACATCCCGGGCCTCGCGCCTCCACAGTGCTCTTTGTTTACGGAAGTGACTTAGGAGGCAGCGCCTCCGTGCCTAGGCGGGCGCCCCGCCTCTTCCTGAGCCACCTGTGCGCTCACTTCTACGGCGCTGGCATCACATTGCATCCTTTAGCCTGCCTTCAACTGTAAGTTCGACGAGCACGGAAAGGAAGACACATAGACGGGCTTTTATTTGGGGCTCAATGGCCCAGAAGCGGGGAGGATAAAGACGGTAGGTGTGAAGGCAAGAACCGGAAATATACCTTTTCCGGAAGCTGCCCCGCCTCCTCAGTGAGTGTAATCTCCCACGCACTACAATTCCCAGCAAGCTGTTCGAACAAGCTTGGAGGAGGAACCAGAGTGTCGCCATAGCAACTGTTCCGGATTGTTTCTGAAACATCACCAGGATCAGTtcggatcagttcagttcaattcagttcagtcgctcagtcgtgtccgacttaaAGTAAATCAGTTTTGTTTGGAAGGCAGCGTGAAAAACCGTGATTCTGTTTAGCGATCCTGATGCTGAGCCCTTAAATAGAATTCTATTACTGCTACTATTACTTATTAGTCATTTGACACGTTAACTGTAAACCTCACTAAAGTCTATAAGGTAGGTGTTAGAATCTGCGTTTCGAAATGAAGAATATGACACTGAGAAAGGCTGGTAAATCCACGTCTCTCTTTCGCCAAGGCTGTTCTTCTCTACACATACTGCCTCTGGAAAAGGAATTGAGAACTGAGAGAGATTGAACTCTCCTGAGGGGCGAATCCGTGTTTCATTCCCTAGTCTGGATAGCCTTCTCCGtgtgggggatggggatggggaggttTTAGATTCATGAACTGTTAGACTGAAGAGACGAGAGAGCAGCTTACTTCTCTCTCATTGCTAGTGAGGAAACTGCATCTGGCATCATATCCATGCCAGATACGCAAAGCAAAGATGAACGCAGTTATCCTGGTTTCTAGTTTTACATGAACActattatattttgtatattgatctacAACTTGACTGGCCACCTAACTGTATGTTTTTTGAGATGTTTTTACATGAATACAGAAGGCTAGACTTCATTTGTCTTAATTATACCGTATTCTATCAAATAGGCTTACTCCAAATTCTTTGAGAATTCCCATAATGGtgggtgtttttgttgtttcccATTTTTTGCTGTTACAAGCAATGCTGTAGAGTGTGATCTTCTCAATGTCTGTTCTCAGTATCTCAACTCATCTCTGAATTGTCTTATCTGTATGAGCAGAGCTTATAAACAGGTTTAATTTTGAGCTATTTCAACCCATTTATTTATCATCCCAATAATAAATGGGAAGATCTGACCACACTAGATCTGCACTGTAGGCTGGCAACAGTAGTTCAAGCTCAAGAGCAGCTGACTCTTAGATAAGTTCAGGTgatctctgtttttctctaagaCCCATGCATTTAGTACCCATCTAAGCCCTGTGGCATTTGCATTTGCAACCCCAGATATAACATAAGGGCACAAGAAGGTATTCTTTCAAATTACATAGTTCCATGTTCAAAGTTCTgtatttaatatctattttgGCCAGACACTTGTAAGAAATCAGGGGACATCCATGAACAAGATGGACAAGAGCCCTACAGTCAGAAATTTTATATCCTTGATAAAGGAGACAGACAAAAAATTAGGCAaataaaatagtttcatttagtGATAAGTGCTCTGAAATAACAGCTTAAGGTCATAGTTTTTGTAAGGGTTGGGGTACTGAAGGTGGAGTACTGGGGAAGCCCTCCTGAAAAGGCAACTTTGGTGGGGGAGATTGAGATATGAATGGACAGGAGCCAGCCAGTGGGATGAGCATTCTTTGACAAAGCATACACTAAAACCACAGGTCTTTAGGTACAAATGAGCTTGGCGCGTTTGAGGAGGCCAGTGGTCAGGGTGCCTGGATTGTGCTGACTTAGGGACAGAGTGACATGAGACAGTCATAGAAGTACAATGTTGAGtgtcatttcttttatttgaaacatAGAGGCTTGAAAGAAATCTTGTTCTTTGAGACGTACTAGATTTTCCTTTATACTTCAGAAATCCCTGCTTTGGATTGTTAAATGCACACCTTGTATAAATTACTCTAATCAGATACTTTCTTCCTAAAGAGAGTAGATATTTCCAGAATAGGAGCTGTGATCAACAAGACCAATCCCCTCATCCCCCACTAATGTACTCTAtagcatattttcaaaattactttttcttatgaaaattttGAACATGTACTAAAGAAGACAGAATAGTATAATGAATCCCCATGCACCCAACATCTAGCTGTTGATTCATGGccaatcttgttttatttatattcctcCCATGACATCTTCTCCCCAGTAATACActgaagcaaatcccagacatgactgaatctcTAATATTTCAGTATGGATCTTTCAAAAACTTTATCACAATATCACCATTATTCCTAAAACAGCAATAATTACTTAATATTATCAAATATGCAGTCATTGTTTAAATTTCCAATAGCATCATGTGTCATAATTTTTCCCACATTTTATTggctcagaaatatttttctgtaaggTCCTGGGCAATGAGTGGGTTTGGAAGCCACTGTTGTACATCTTTGTTCGTTgagctgcactgcaggcaggcatTGTTTTTCCCCTTGAGATTACATTCCAAAGGAAAAGGTATCTCAACCCAAATCAAATGGCTGCTCTGCCTAGAAAATAGTC
Coding sequences within:
- the CCDC28A gene encoding coiled-coil domain-containing protein 28A codes for the protein MEERKVKRRSPKSFSAHSTQVVNTKKNAIPVSKSTGFSNPASQSTSQRPKLKRVTKEKAKPQGGEGKGAQSTPIQHSFLTDVSDVQEMERGLLSLLNDFHSGKLQAFGNECSIEQMEHVRGMQEKLARLNLELYGELEELPEDKRKAASDSNLERLLSDLEELNSSIQKLHLADAQDVPNTSTS